In a genomic window of Melitaea cinxia chromosome 25, ilMelCinx1.1, whole genome shotgun sequence:
- the LOC123666267 gene encoding U1 small nuclear ribonucleoprotein 70 kDa: MTQFLPPNLLALFAARDPIPYLPPAAKLPHEKKQKGYDGVGAFLNVFEHPSETPPPTRVETREERLERKRRERAEQTAYKLEQEIALWDPTANSPVTVDPFKTLFVARINYDTSESKLRREFDGYGAIKKIYMIYNKENGKPRGYAFIEYEHERDMHSAYKHADGKKIDGKRVLVDVERARTVKGWLPRRLGGGLGGTRRGGADVNIKHSGREDNERERERYRLEQRERDRGRRRSRSRSRRRSASRSRRREREREKRDDDTERRRRRSRSRSERRRSTRDKDKDGKERERDRDRDKERDKRRRRERERKEPKVKPEDIKIKEEPHDDYPEFSLPGLDVQIKQEPNEDENKYNPEDANGDNYNY; this comes from the exons ATGACTCAGTTTTTACCACCAAATCTACTTGCCCTGTTCGCGGCAAGAGACCCTATCCCTTACTTACCGCCAGCAGCGAAACTTCCCCATGAGAAGAAACAAAAGGGCTACGATGGAGTCGGagcatttttaaatgtttttgag CATCCATCAGAGACACCTCCACCGACTCGAGTGGAGACGCGAGAAGAGAGACTCGAGAGGAAAAGAAGAGAACGAGCGGAACAGACGGCGTACAAGTTGGAGCAAGAGATAGCGCTGTGGGACCCGACGGCGAACAGTCCAGTTACTGTAGATCCGTTCAAAACCTTGTTTGTTGCGAGGATA AACTATGACACGTCCGAGTCAAAACTGAGGAGAGAGTTTGATGGATACGGAGCGATAAAGAAA ATTTACATGATATATAACAAAGAGAATGGAAAGCCGAGAGGATACGCCTTTATTGAGTATGAGCACGAACGCGACATGCACT CCGCTTACAAACACGCCGATGGGAAGAAAATCGACGGCAAGCGGGTCCTGGTGGATGTGGAAAGAGCAAGGACCGTCAAGGGTTGGCTGCCTCGGCGACTAG GCGGCGGGCTGGGCGGcacgcggcgcggcggcgcggaCGTGAACATCAAGCACTCCGGCCGCGAGGACAACGAGCGCGAGCGCGAGCGCTACCGCCTGGAGCAGCGCGAGCGCGACC GGGGTCGTCGTCGTAGTCGCTCCCGGTCTAGACGGCGTTCCGCGTCGCGTTCCAGGAGGAGGGAGAGAGAGAGGGAGAAAAGAGACGACGATACTGAACG GCGACGTCGCCGTTCCCGATCACGTTCCGAACGAAGGCGATCCACTCGGGACAAGGACAAGGACGGCAAGGAGAGAGAGAGGGACAGGGATAGGGATAAGGAGAGGGACAAGAGGCGCAGGAGGGAGAGGGAGAGGAAAGAGCCCAAGGTCAAGCCCGAGGACATCAAGATCAAGGAGGAACCGCACGACG ATTACCCAGAATTCAGTTTGCCGGGTCTCGATGTCCAAATCAAGCAGGAACCAAACGAGGATGAGAATAAGTATAATCCTGAAGATGCCAACGGAGACAACTACAACTACTGA
- the LOC123666163 gene encoding RNA pseudouridylate synthase domain-containing protein 1-like has protein sequence MAIERLYEDDDYVIVNKPYDMYINSDDENERNTVACHIASHDSHLSSSSDPLHFVQRLDYSTSGILCIAKSKSSAARAGRLFEKRLTKKYYLAVVRGHVSFDLADIKYDVGKDLTPENSHRMSAAVDTSSLCGEPRTAHTRLLLLETGFYGGDAVSVVLLKPVTGRRHQLRVHTSAVGHPILGDYTYSDRADITPHRMFLHATRLVLPFQTETLDIQTDEPFFSDHRFTSKWEGGKTLYKYRSKESFVKVCDVIDSSYTVGLKYQEFCLK, from the exons atggcGATCGAGAGACTGTACGAAGATGACGATtatgttattgtaaataaacCATACGATATGTACATTAATTCGGATGACGAAAATGAAAGG AACACGGTAGCGTGTCACATCGCATCGCACGACTCCCACCTCTCGTCATCATCAGACCCCCTCCACTTTGTCCAGCGTCTGGACTACTCGACTAGTGGAATCCTCTGCATCGCGAAGAGTAAATCATCGGCAGCTCGAGCTGGTAGACTCTTTGAAAAGAGACTTACTAAAAAGTATTACTTGGCGGTGGTCAGAGGGCATGTGAGTTTTGATTTGGCGGATATTAAGTATGATGTCG GTAAGGACCTGACACCAGAGAATAGCCATCGGATGTCAGCTGCCGTGGATACATCCTCTCTGTGTGGTGAGCCTCGTACGGCACACACGAGGCTACTCCTTCTGGAGACAGGCTTCTATGGCGGGGACGCTGTTAGCGTGGTACTGCTGAAGCCTGTTACTG GTCGCCGTCACCAGCTACGAGTCCACACAAGCGCAGTGGGTCATCCCATACTTGGAGACTACACATACAGCGACCGAGCAGATATAACACCACACCGTATGTTCCTACATGCGACCAG GTTGGTGTTGCCATTTCAAACTGAAACATTAGACATACAGACGGATGAGCCGTTTTTTAGCGACCACCGGTTCACTAGCAAGTGGGAGGGTGGGAAAACACTTTATAAATATAGGAGTAAAGAAAGTTTTGTTAAGGTCTGTGACGTCATCGACTCGAGTTACACTGTCGGACTCAAATATCAAGaattttgtcttaaataa